In Mustela lutreola isolate mMusLut2 chromosome 1, mMusLut2.pri, whole genome shotgun sequence, one genomic interval encodes:
- the LOC131822652 gene encoding olfactory receptor 5M5: MVKGNSTLVTEFVLLGLTDRPELQPVLFVLFLVIYLITVGGNLGMLVLIRIDSRLHTPMYYFLASLSCLDLCYPTNVTPKMLVNFLSEKKTISYAACLVQCYFFIAMVITEYYMLAVMAYDRYMAICNPLLYSSKMSRGVCIHLIVGPYVYGFLSGLMETMWTYHLTFCDSNIINHFYCAYPPLIQLSCSDTFIKETSMFVVAGFNLSNSLLIILISYIFILIAILRMQSAEGRHKAFSTCGSHLVAVTVFYGTLFCMYVRPPTDKSVEQSKVIAVFYTFISPMLNPIIYSLRNKNVKQAFWKLIRKNVLLK; this comes from the coding sequence ATGGTCAAAGGAAATTCCACCCTGGTGACTGAATTTGTTCTCTTGGGATTAACAGATCGTCCAGAGCTTCAGCCCGTCCTCTTTGTGCTGTTTCTGGTGATCTATTTGATCACCGTGGGGGGGAACCTTGGGATGTTGGTATTGATCAGGATAGATTCACGCCTCCATACCCCCATGTACTACTTTCTTGCCAGTTTGTCATGCTTGGATTTGTGCTATCCCACAAATGTGACTCCCAAGATGTTGGTGAACTTCTTATCAGAGAAGAAAACCATTTCCTATGCTGCTTGTTTAGTCCAGTGTTATTTCTTCATTGCCATGGTTATTACTGAATATTACATGCTAGCCGTAATGGCTTATGATAGATACATGGCCATCTGTAATCCTTTGCTTTACAGCAGCAAGATGTCCAGAGGGGTATGTATTCACCTGATTGTTGGTCCATATGTCTATGGGTTCCTTAGTGGTCTGATGGAAACCATGTGGACCTACCACTTGACCTTCTGTGACTCCAATATTATTAATCACTTCTACTGTGCTTACCCTCCTCTTATCCAGCTCTCCTGCTCTGACACTTTCATTAAGGAGACATCCATGTTTGTGGTAGCAGGATTTAACCTCTCCAACTCCCTCCTTATAATCCTCATCTCCTATATCTTCATACTCATTGCCATCCTGAGGATGCAGTCTGCTGAAGGCAGGCACAAAGCTTTTTCCACCTGTGGGTCCCATCTGGTGGCAGTGACTGTATTTTATGGGACGCTGTTCTGCATGTATGTTAGACCTCCCACGGACAAGTCAGTGGAACAATCTAAAGTTATTGCTGTTTTCTACACTTTTATAAGCCCTATGTT